The following coding sequences lie in one Mesorhizobium sp. DCY119 genomic window:
- a CDS encoding TetR family transcriptional regulator C-terminal domain-containing protein: MEGSTAPRRTRIQQEKRELILEAALEVFSANGFRGSTIDQIAEAAGMSKPNLLYYFRRKEDIHETLMERLLETWLAPLRELDDIGDPMTELRSYIRRKLEMARDFPRESRLFANEIIQGAPRIMPLLEGELKTLVDEKATVIRGWMRAGKIAKTDPYHLIFSIWATTQHYADFDVQVRAVLGPDRGGEGRFEDAARFLENLFIQGLLPKRD; this comes from the coding sequence ATGGAAGGCTCCACCGCTCCGCGCCGCACCCGCATCCAGCAGGAGAAACGCGAGCTCATTCTGGAAGCAGCGCTCGAGGTGTTTTCCGCCAACGGTTTTCGCGGCTCGACCATCGACCAGATCGCCGAAGCCGCCGGCATGTCGAAGCCGAACCTGCTCTATTACTTCCGCCGCAAGGAAGACATCCACGAAACGCTGATGGAGCGCCTTCTGGAAACCTGGCTGGCGCCGCTACGCGAACTGGACGACATCGGCGATCCGATGACGGAGCTTAGAAGCTACATTCGCCGCAAGCTGGAAATGGCGCGCGACTTTCCACGCGAAAGCCGGCTGTTCGCCAATGAGATCATCCAGGGTGCGCCGCGCATCATGCCGCTGCTGGAAGGCGAGCTGAAAACGCTGGTGGACGAGAAGGCCACCGTGATCCGCGGCTGGATGCGCGCCGGCAAGATCGCCAAGACCGACCCCTATCACCTGATCTTCTCGATCTGGGCGACGACGCAGCATTATGCCGATTTCGACGTGCAGGTGCGCGCCGTGCTCGGCCCCGACCGCGGCGGCGAAGGCCGCTTCGAGGATGCCGCGCGCTTCCTCGAAAACCTGTTCATCCAGGGCCTGCTGCCGAAGCGCGACTGA